In the genome of Globicephala melas chromosome 3, mGloMel1.2, whole genome shotgun sequence, one region contains:
- the RAD1 gene encoding cell cycle checkpoint protein RAD1 isoform X1 gives MPLLTQQIPDENDYSLVASLDNVRNLSTILKAIHFREHATCFATKNGIKVTVENAKCVQANAFIQAGIFQEFRVQEESVTFRINLNILLDCLSIFGSSPMPGTLTALRMCYQGYGYPLMLFLEEGGVVTVCKINTQEPEETLDFDFCSTNVINKIILQSEGLREAFSELDMTSEVLQITMSPDKPYFRLSTFGNAGSSHLDYPKDSDLMESFHCNQTQVSRYKISLLKPSTKALVLSCKVSIRTDNRGFLSLQYMIRNEDGQICFVEYYCCPDEEVPES, from the exons ATGCCCCTCCTAACCCAGCAGATCCCAGATGAGAATGATTACAGCTTAGTGGCTAGCCTTGACAACGTCAGGAATCTCTCCACTATCTTGAAGGCCATTCATTTCCGAGAACATGCCACGTGTTTCGCTACTAAAAATGGAATCAAGGTTACAGTGGAAAACGCAAAGTGTGTGCAAGCAAATGCTTTTATTCAG GCTGGAATATTTCAAGAGTTTAGAGTTCAAGAAGAGTCTGTTACTTTTCGAATTAATTTAAACATCCTTTTAgactgtttatctatttttggatCAAGCCCTATGCCAG GGACTTTAACTGCACTTAGGATGTGTTACCAAGGTTATGGTTACCCTTTGATGCTATTTCTGGAAGAAGGAGGAGTGGTGACAGTCTGTAAAATCAACACTCAGGAGCCCGAGGAGACTCTGGATTTTGATTTCTGCAGCACCAATGtcattaataaaattattctgcAGTCAGAGGGACTCCGTGAAGCATTTTCCGAATTGGATATGACAAGTGAGGTCCTACAGATCACCATGTCTCCAGATAAACCTTATTTCAG GTTATCTACTTTTGGGAATGCAGGAAGCTCCCACCTTGACTATCCCAAAGATTCTGATTTGATGGAATCATTTCACTGTAATCAGACCCAGGTCAGCAG aTACAAGATTTCTTTACTGAAACCCTCTACAAAGGCATTAGTCCTATCTTGTAAGGTATCTATTCGAACAGATAACCGAGGATTCCTCTCATTACAGTATATGATTAGAAATGAAGATGGACAAATATGTTTTGTGGAATATTACTGCTGTCCTGATGAAGAAGTTCCTGAGTCTTAG
- the RAD1 gene encoding cell cycle checkpoint protein RAD1 isoform X2 codes for MPLLTQQIPDENDYSLVASLDNVRNLSTILKAIHFREHATCFATKNGIKVTVENAKCVQANAFIQAGIFQEFRVQEESVTFRINLNILLDCLSIFGSSPMPGTLTALRMCYQGYGYPLMLFLEEGGVVTVCKINTQEPEETLDFDFCSTNVINKIILQSEGLREAFSELDMTSEVLQITMSPDKPYFRLSTFGNAGSSHLDYPKDSDLMESFHCNQTQIQDFFTETLYKGISPIL; via the exons ATGCCCCTCCTAACCCAGCAGATCCCAGATGAGAATGATTACAGCTTAGTGGCTAGCCTTGACAACGTCAGGAATCTCTCCACTATCTTGAAGGCCATTCATTTCCGAGAACATGCCACGTGTTTCGCTACTAAAAATGGAATCAAGGTTACAGTGGAAAACGCAAAGTGTGTGCAAGCAAATGCTTTTATTCAG GCTGGAATATTTCAAGAGTTTAGAGTTCAAGAAGAGTCTGTTACTTTTCGAATTAATTTAAACATCCTTTTAgactgtttatctatttttggatCAAGCCCTATGCCAG GGACTTTAACTGCACTTAGGATGTGTTACCAAGGTTATGGTTACCCTTTGATGCTATTTCTGGAAGAAGGAGGAGTGGTGACAGTCTGTAAAATCAACACTCAGGAGCCCGAGGAGACTCTGGATTTTGATTTCTGCAGCACCAATGtcattaataaaattattctgcAGTCAGAGGGACTCCGTGAAGCATTTTCCGAATTGGATATGACAAGTGAGGTCCTACAGATCACCATGTCTCCAGATAAACCTTATTTCAG GTTATCTACTTTTGGGAATGCAGGAAGCTCCCACCTTGACTATCCCAAAGATTCTGATTTGATGGAATCATTTCACTGTAATCAGACCCAG aTACAAGATTTCTTTACTGAAACCCTCTACAAAGGCATTAGTCCTATCTTGTAA
- the BRIX1 gene encoding ribosome biogenesis protein BRX1 homolog — translation MAVAKRKRRGGPAFQAKKLKRNEKDAKTPAKPSDVAEEAAEAERDRIPGPVCKGKWKNKERILIFSSRGINFRTRHLMQDLRMLMPHSKADTKMDRKDKLFVINEVCEMKNCNKCIYFEAKKKQDLYMWLSNSPHGPSAKFLVQNIHTLAELKMTGNCLKGSRPLLSFDPAFDELPHFALLKELLIQIFSTPRYHPKSQPFVDHVFTFTILDNRIWFRNFQIIEEDAALVEIGPRFVLNLIKIFQGSFGGPTLYENPHYQSPNMHRRVIRSITAAKYREKQQVKDVQKLRKKEPKTILPHDPTADVFVIPAEEKPIEIQWVKPEPKVDLKARKKRIYKRQRKMKQKMNSGNAK, via the exons ATGGCGGTGGCCAAGAGGAAACGGCGTGGAGGCCCGGCGTTTCAGGCGAAAAagctaaaaagaaacgaaaaagaTGCTAAGACGCCTGCTAAGCCGAGCGACGTAGCAGAGGAGGCGGCGGAGGCAGAGAGAGATCGTATCCCAGGCCCGGTTTGCAAG ggcaAGTGGAAAAATAAGGAACGGATTCTCATCTTTTCTTCTAGAGGAATAAATTTCAGAACAAGACATTTAATGCAAGACTTGAGAATGTTGATGCCTCATTCTAAAGCAG atacTAAAATGGATCGTAAAGATAAGTTATTTGTGATTAACGAg GTTTGTGAAATGAAAAACTGCAATAAATGTATCTATTTTGAAGCTAAGAAAAAACAAGATCTCTATATGTG gcTTTCAAATTCACCTCACGGACCATCTGCTAAATTCCTTGTTCAAAATA TTCATACCCTAGCTGAGCTAAAGATGACTGGAAACTGTTTGAAAGGTTCTCGGCCCCTCTTGTCTTTTGATCCT GCTTTTGATGAATTACCACATTTTGCTTTGTTAAAAGAACTCTTAATTCAG ATCTTTAGTACACCACGGTATCATCCCAAAAGTCAACCATTTGTGGACCACGTGTTTACGTTCACTATTTTGGATAATAGGATATGGTTTCGGAACTTTCAG ATCATAGAAGAAGATGCTGCTCTTGTAGAAATAGGACCCCGTTTTGTCTTAAATCTCATAAAGATTTTCCAGGGAAGTTTTGGAGGACCAACTTTGTATGAAAATCCTCACTACCAGTCACCAAACATG caTCGGCGTGTCATAAGATCCATCACAGCTGCAAAATACAGAGAGAAACAGCAAGTGAAAGACGTGCAGAAGCTGAGAAAGAAAGAACCAAAGACTATTCTTCCCCATGATCCCACTGCAGATGTTTTTGTTATACCAGCTGAGGAAAAGCCGATAGAAATACAGTGGGTAAAACCAGAGCCAAAAGTCGAtttgaaagcaagaaagaaaaggatttataaaaggcaaaggaaaatgaaacagaagatgaacagtgggaatgcaaaatga